The Planococcus versutus genome contains a region encoding:
- a CDS encoding methyltransferase domain-containing protein, whose amino-acid sequence MYIPSKSRKLPFEENRFDSVVATLVFCTIPNQNGHFKK is encoded by the coding sequence TTGTATATACCAAGCAAAAGCAGAAAGCTGCCTTTTGAAGAAAATCGGTTTGATTCGGTTGTTGCGACGTTGGTTTTTTGTACGATTCCTAACCAGAACGGGCACTTCAAGAAATAA
- a CDS encoding HNH endonuclease, with translation MNSFIVMQGETYHEERNAGLLWTPQMDKSGMVPHSWNRMQEVKKGDIVFHYVKGFVVAISRVQEDCTKSIIPKKFNEHQGEEAAFISYVAYRELEYPLHVKNFFQEIEPLLPMKYSAFQEDAGGNSGYLYPCNEELAIKLLELISSLNIFTLEVEQLELSMEVIKKTGHDPLLSLIAEAELEIKTKMRRGKAQFRESLLPLWNGECPLCGIAIGEVLRATHAKPWKDSSTSERLDPYNGVLLCANHCALYLAGYIAFTGGGRLHISSQIPEEDYSIYRLKKNLKITVSPEHASYLRWHKRVVFAEPRKVKLRKNENGMI, from the coding sequence ATGAATAGTTTCATTGTTATGCAAGGAGAGACGTACCACGAAGAGCGAAATGCAGGACTTCTTTGGACACCGCAGATGGATAAATCGGGAATGGTGCCACATTCTTGGAACCGTATGCAAGAAGTTAAAAAAGGAGATATCGTTTTTCATTATGTGAAAGGATTTGTAGTGGCTATTAGTCGTGTTCAAGAAGATTGTACGAAAAGTATAATACCCAAAAAGTTCAACGAACATCAAGGTGAAGAAGCGGCGTTTATCAGTTATGTTGCTTACCGAGAATTGGAATACCCATTGCACGTAAAGAATTTCTTCCAAGAAATTGAACCGTTATTGCCAATGAAGTATTCAGCATTTCAAGAAGATGCAGGTGGCAACTCTGGTTATTTGTATCCGTGTAATGAAGAATTAGCGATAAAGTTGTTAGAATTGATAAGTTCATTAAATATTTTCACGCTCGAAGTCGAACAATTGGAATTATCAATGGAAGTCATCAAGAAAACCGGACATGATCCATTGCTTAGTTTAATTGCAGAAGCAGAGCTGGAAATCAAAACGAAGATGCGTCGGGGGAAAGCGCAATTTAGAGAAAGTTTATTGCCACTTTGGAATGGAGAATGTCCACTTTGCGGAATTGCGATTGGAGAAGTGCTAAGAGCAACACATGCCAAACCTTGGAAAGACAGTTCAACATCAGAGCGATTAGATCCCTATAATGGTGTGTTGCTATGTGCCAATCATTGTGCATTGTATTTGGCTGGATATATCGCATTTACTGGGGGAGGACGTCTCCATATCTCAAGCCAAATTCCCGAGGAAGATTACTCGATTTATCGGTTGAAAAAAAACTTAAAAATAACTGTATCACCAGAACATGCATCTTATTTAAGATGGCACAAACGAGTCGTATTTGCCGAACCGCGCAAAGTGAAACTACGAAAAAATGAAAACGGAATGATTTGA
- a CDS encoding anti-sigma factor family protein, with translation MTNIDCEYLVDYLNGTLPKEETVQFEQHLKTCTECQEIVEATSELPYLADPVEPPTDMKARILSNVFEEDVEKDKQPGALKPAMSPIPIHKNKRKENGWKPLLAAVFTVVACGQCLCIFSAVRPRE, from the coding sequence ATGACTAATATAGATTGCGAGTATTTAGTAGATTATTTGAACGGCACATTGCCTAAAGAAGAAACTGTGCAATTTGAGCAACACTTGAAAACTTGTACCGAATGCCAAGAAATAGTAGAAGCTACAAGCGAGCTCCCTTATCTTGCGGATCCAGTGGAACCACCGACAGATATGAAAGCGCGAATTTTGTCTAACGTCTTTGAAGAAGATGTAGAAAAAGACAAACAACCTGGAGCATTAAAACCTGCCATGTCTCCAATACCTATTCACAAAAATAAACGCAAAGAAAATGGTTGGAAACCACTTCTTGCAGCAGTATTTACTGTTGTCGCTTGTGGGCAATGCTTATGCATTTTTTCAGCTGTCAGACCAAGAGAGTGA
- a CDS encoding YqcI/YcgG family protein, with product MITTNTALLTKKDFSTRTDLPEWLLTEYKTFHDTVTDKTFPCYFGMNGENKGELRYAYITQDDWRNLPLAVESFLSLFNDPKHKRHGLFIFVEPFKQEGTLEAYRKQFWDILQYLHDEDEMDWPKDAPRDPDHYLWDFTFKGEPIFVFGNTPAYKQRKTRDLGNSMVLGFQPRRIFEGLKGTEKGGVMSREKVRQRVEAWDHLPTHPDISHFGDPEHNEWKQFFIGDDSEPIKGKCPFTHKELK from the coding sequence ATGATTACAACTAATACTGCTCTGCTCACAAAAAAAGATTTTTCAACACGGACAGATTTGCCTGAATGGCTTTTAACTGAATACAAAACTTTTCATGATACGGTGACCGACAAGACGTTTCCATGTTATTTCGGCATGAATGGGGAGAACAAAGGTGAATTGCGTTATGCCTACATTACACAAGACGATTGGCGTAATTTACCGCTTGCGGTTGAATCATTCTTAAGCTTATTCAACGATCCTAAACACAAACGTCACGGATTGTTTATCTTTGTTGAACCGTTTAAACAAGAAGGCACACTAGAAGCATACCGTAAGCAGTTTTGGGACATTCTTCAATACTTGCATGATGAAGATGAAATGGACTGGCCAAAAGACGCACCACGTGATCCTGATCATTATTTATGGGACTTCACGTTCAAAGGCGAACCAATCTTTGTCTTCGGTAATACCCCTGCATATAAGCAACGTAAAACACGTGACCTCGGAAATTCAATGGTTCTGGGATTCCAACCTCGTCGCATTTTTGAAGGATTAAAAGGCACGGAAAAAGGCGGCGTCATGTCGCGTGAAAAAGTGCGTCAACGTGTAGAAGCATGGGATCATTTACCGACACATCCAGACATTAGCCATTTTGGAGATCCTGAACACAACGAGTGGAAACAATTTTTCATTGGTGACGATAGCGAACCGATTAAAGGAAAATGTCCATTCACACATAAAGAACTAAAATAA
- the guaC gene encoding GMP reductase: MENVFDYEDIQLVPAKAIVNSRSECDATVEFGGRTFKLPVVPANMQTIVDEKLAGYLAENNYFYIMHRFEPEKRLAFAKDMQQRGLFASISVGIKPEEYDFVQLLADEQVIPEYITIDVAHGHSNAVIDMIHHVKKLIPNSFLIAGNVGTPEAVRELEHAGADATKVGIGPGKVCITKIKTGFGTGGWQLAALRWCAKAASKPIIADGGIRTHGDIAKSVRFGASMVMIGSLFAGHEESPGETIEQDGKLLKEYFGSASEFQKGEKKNVEGKKMFVEYKGSLKDTLVEMEQDLQSAISYAGGDKLMAIRNVDYVIVKNSIFNGDKVY, translated from the coding sequence ATGGAAAATGTATTTGATTACGAAGATATTCAATTAGTTCCTGCAAAAGCAATAGTGAACAGTCGCTCAGAGTGTGATGCGACAGTCGAATTTGGTGGACGTACGTTTAAATTACCAGTTGTTCCAGCCAATATGCAAACCATTGTAGACGAAAAACTTGCAGGGTATTTAGCGGAAAACAATTATTTTTATATTATGCATAGATTTGAGCCGGAAAAACGTTTGGCTTTCGCAAAAGACATGCAACAACGTGGGCTTTTCGCGTCAATAAGTGTCGGTATCAAACCAGAAGAATATGATTTTGTTCAATTATTAGCTGATGAACAGGTTATACCTGAATATATCACGATTGATGTGGCTCATGGTCATTCGAATGCCGTGATCGATATGATTCATCATGTGAAGAAACTGATCCCGAACAGTTTTTTAATCGCGGGGAACGTTGGAACTCCAGAAGCAGTTCGTGAATTAGAGCATGCAGGAGCAGATGCTACAAAAGTTGGGATTGGACCAGGAAAAGTTTGTATTACCAAAATCAAAACTGGATTTGGCACTGGCGGCTGGCAATTGGCGGCACTTCGATGGTGTGCAAAAGCTGCAAGCAAGCCAATTATTGCAGATGGTGGCATTCGAACGCACGGCGACATTGCCAAATCAGTTCGTTTTGGCGCTTCAATGGTAATGATTGGTTCTCTATTTGCCGGACACGAAGAATCACCTGGTGAGACAATTGAACAAGACGGCAAACTATTAAAAGAATATTTTGGATCAGCTTCAGAGTTCCAAAAAGGGGAAAAGAAAAACGTCGAAGGCAAGAAAATGTTTGTCGAGTATAAAGGTTCGTTAAAAGATACATTAGTTGAAATGGAACAAGATCTTCAATCAGCTATTTCATATGCAGGTGGAGATAAACTAATGGCAATCCGAAATGTGGACTATGTTATCGTAAAAAACTCCATTTTCAATGGTGATAAAGTTTATTAA
- a CDS encoding sigma factor-like helix-turn-helix DNA-binding protein translates to MVWQEKKTQIEMAVQHLSAEQQKMVDLFYFKGHTHEVIAEMCDIPLGTVKSRIRLALKKLKTSLHEMQERGAYDD, encoded by the coding sequence ATGGTTTGGCAAGAAAAGAAAACACAAATAGAAATGGCCGTACAACATTTATCGGCAGAGCAGCAAAAAATGGTTGATTTATTTTATTTTAAAGGACATACACATGAAGTCATCGCAGAAATGTGTGATATTCCACTAGGAACTGTAAAGAGTCGGATTCGACTAGCTTTAAAAAAATTAAAAACATCACTGCACGAGATGCAGGAAAGGGGGGCTTACGATGACTAA
- a CDS encoding GNAT family N-acetyltransferase — protein sequence MVFREATPADAEQLNQLMKHVEESNMMMFDPGERKTTKGILEKLLAQQTRTSVILVVELECKLVGYLFAIGEEINRKRHAVYIAMSIHERQRGKRIGLKLLKKVEFWACEKNIRRMELTVIESNLAAISLYEKTGFEIEGIKRHSLKINGEFVNELYMSKLV from the coding sequence ATGGTTTTTAGAGAAGCTACACCAGCGGATGCTGAACAATTAAATCAATTGATGAAACACGTAGAGGAGTCGAATATGATGATGTTCGACCCAGGTGAAAGAAAAACCACTAAAGGAATTTTAGAAAAATTGCTTGCTCAACAAACTAGAACTTCAGTGATCTTAGTAGTAGAACTGGAATGCAAGTTAGTTGGTTATTTGTTTGCGATAGGAGAAGAAATAAATCGAAAGCGTCATGCTGTGTATATTGCAATGAGTATTCATGAAAGACAGCGTGGCAAAAGAATTGGTTTAAAACTACTTAAGAAAGTAGAGTTTTGGGCGTGTGAGAAGAATATTCGCCGTATGGAACTGACAGTGATTGAATCTAATCTAGCAGCTATTTCTTTGTATGAAAAAACAGGATTCGAAATCGAAGGAATCAAACGTCATTCGTTGAAGATTAATGGAGAGTTTGTAAATGAACTATACATGTCAAAATTAGTATAA
- a CDS encoding anti-sigma factor: protein MVVQADQLTELEASQVYQVWLIKDGKPVPAGAFSPNPNGEGASYYQIEDAAKDWDTIAITLEPNTGNVSPKGEIVLSSEI from the coding sequence TTGGTTGTACAAGCAGATCAATTAACCGAACTTGAAGCCAGTCAAGTTTATCAAGTTTGGCTGATCAAAGATGGTAAGCCAGTTCCAGCTGGAGCATTTTCACCTAATCCTAACGGAGAAGGCGCAAGTTATTACCAGATTGAAGATGCAGCGAAAGATTGGGATACGATTGCTATTACATTAGAACCGAATACAGGGAATGTTTCTCCTAAAGGTGAAATCGTCTTAAGTTCCGAGATTTAA
- a CDS encoding LacI family DNA-binding transcriptional regulator codes for MVSTTDVAKYAGVSQTTVSRVLNKPDQVKRTTYDQVMRAVRELNYDAVEIEKKVAPLVKLTTIALIVDSLGDSVYLNAMPSIITTTQQQGYQVTIHFTTKKDELDMYELILSNNPAGIIVISTLLQQVSHEKLMQSTVPFVLLNSSSITSRHSISLNNIEAGYLATKYLIDARHEEIFWVGGTLSSPSTKDGLLGFVQAFQEAQFKVGKKHLIVTDLDKFSLFDVWKDLQGLPNKATAIVAATDEIAIQLMDFYQRAGYNIPQDISIMGIGNSAISEHSSLGLTSVGTSTSLANIGQETVKRLLDIVNNNQNEAFHVTKEVHVYERATTAIL; via the coding sequence ATGGTATCAACAACAGATGTGGCAAAATATGCAGGCGTTTCGCAAACTACTGTTTCACGTGTTTTAAACAAACCGGACCAAGTAAAGCGAACAACTTACGATCAAGTAATGCGTGCGGTACGTGAACTGAATTATGATGCAGTTGAAATCGAGAAAAAAGTTGCTCCTTTAGTCAAATTAACAACTATTGCCTTGATTGTTGATTCATTGGGTGATTCAGTTTATTTGAATGCAATGCCGTCAATCATTACCACAACGCAACAACAAGGTTATCAAGTAACCATCCATTTCACTACAAAAAAAGATGAACTTGACATGTATGAATTGATCTTGTCTAACAATCCTGCTGGGATTATTGTAATTTCTACTTTGCTTCAACAAGTATCTCACGAGAAATTAATGCAATCAACAGTTCCATTTGTCTTATTAAATTCATCAAGCATAACGAGTCGTCATTCGATAAGTTTGAATAATATCGAAGCAGGCTATTTAGCCACAAAATATTTAATTGACGCAAGACACGAAGAAATTTTTTGGGTAGGCGGGACTTTAAGCAGTCCATCTACAAAAGACGGATTACTTGGTTTTGTTCAAGCGTTTCAAGAAGCTCAGTTTAAAGTTGGCAAAAAGCACTTAATAGTTACTGACCTAGATAAATTTTCTTTATTTGATGTGTGGAAAGACTTGCAGGGATTACCAAATAAAGCAACAGCTATTGTAGCTGCTACAGATGAAATTGCTATTCAATTGATGGACTTTTACCAAAGAGCAGGTTACAACATTCCACAAGACATTAGCATCATGGGGATTGGCAATTCAGCGATTAGTGAACATTCATCGCTTGGATTAACGTCTGTGGGAACATCGACTAGTTTAGCGAATATAGGTCAAGAAACCGTAAAGCGTTTGCTTGATATCGTCAACAATAACCAAAACGAAGCTTTTCACGTAACTAAAGAAGTTCACGTCTACGAAAGAGCGACAACAGCAATTTTGTGA
- a CDS encoding P1 family peptidase — protein sequence MLNQKRIRDFGIEIGNLKTGKLNAITDVAGVSVGHVTLSEGNMQTGVTAIIPHTGDLFHEKLIASSHVINGFGKTTGTIQLGELGTLETPIVLTNTLNVGTATNAVIDYMLEKNPEIGTTTGTVNAVIGECNDMFLNDVRARFVKEADVHKALNETSMEFEEGAVGAGRGMLCYSLKGGIGSASRVITATNVDYTIGVLVLSNFGMLSDLIIDGNPIGKKLKKKILQSLEEQDKGSVMIVVATDLPVSERQLNRILKRSVTGLSRTGSIITNGSGEIVLGFSTATKIPHMKPAQCLTIKTIHEEDIDQAFRAVGEATEEAVLNSMITAEVVVGRDGNSRPTLKNLLEKYDIIFSPR from the coding sequence TTGCTGAACCAAAAACGCATTCGAGATTTTGGAATAGAAATTGGCAACTTGAAAACAGGAAAGCTCAACGCGATTACCGATGTAGCAGGTGTTTCAGTTGGTCATGTCACATTAAGCGAAGGCAATATGCAAACAGGTGTAACTGCGATTATTCCGCATACGGGAGATTTGTTCCATGAAAAATTGATTGCTTCGAGCCATGTGATTAATGGTTTTGGAAAAACCACAGGAACTATTCAGTTGGGAGAACTTGGAACACTTGAAACACCGATTGTTTTGACGAATACATTAAATGTTGGCACAGCAACAAATGCTGTGATTGACTATATGTTGGAGAAAAACCCAGAGATCGGCACTACAACCGGAACCGTTAATGCCGTTATTGGAGAATGCAATGACATGTTTTTAAACGATGTGAGAGCTCGCTTTGTCAAAGAAGCAGATGTACACAAAGCACTGAACGAGACAAGTATGGAATTTGAAGAAGGAGCGGTCGGAGCAGGTCGTGGCATGCTTTGTTACTCTTTAAAAGGCGGCATTGGCTCAGCTTCTCGAGTCATCACAGCAACAAATGTAGACTACACGATTGGTGTGCTAGTGCTATCAAACTTTGGCATGCTTAGTGATTTGATCATTGATGGCAATCCTATAGGTAAAAAATTAAAGAAAAAGATTTTACAATCGCTCGAAGAACAAGATAAAGGTTCTGTGATGATTGTTGTGGCGACAGACCTTCCAGTGTCTGAGCGCCAATTGAATCGTATATTAAAGCGCTCAGTAACAGGTCTGTCGCGTACAGGTTCGATTATTACTAATGGCAGTGGTGAAATCGTACTGGGTTTTTCAACTGCAACTAAAATTCCGCATATGAAACCAGCACAATGTTTGACTATCAAAACCATTCACGAAGAAGATATCGATCAAGCATTTAGAGCGGTAGGCGAAGCGACAGAAGAAGCTGTGTTAAATTCAATGATAACCGCTGAAGTGGTGGTAGGTCGAGATGGCAACAGCAGACCTACATTAAAAAACTTACTTGAAAAGTACGATATAATATTTAGTCCACGTTAA
- a CDS encoding ABC transporter substrate-binding protein, whose product MKISLFKFASIGVMALTLSACQSDTTEKSETETKPKEQTSYTVTDDLDNALTFETVPATVVSLIPSNTEILYEIGAGDKLIGATDYDTYPAEAAEVERVSDSVVFNAERIIELDPDVVIGYSTGAPTGYEELEAAGIQVFVIESAESFEDVYGDIEQISTVMGLEDKGEEVNDSIKEQIEKVQEKVESIDATKQLYFEISPSPELYTAGEKTFQQEILNHANVENIFGDLEGWPKISEEEVIKRNPKIITTTVSYTDDPIEEIKARQGWSDIEAIQNDQVFFLDADITSRPGPRIGEAVELVAETVYPEAFK is encoded by the coding sequence ATGAAAATATCTTTATTTAAGTTCGCATCCATCGGTGTAATGGCATTAACTCTTAGTGCGTGTCAGTCTGACACAACAGAAAAATCAGAAACCGAAACTAAACCAAAAGAACAAACAAGTTATACAGTTACTGACGACTTAGACAATGCATTAACATTTGAAACAGTTCCTGCTACTGTGGTTTCTTTAATTCCAAGCAACACGGAAATATTGTATGAAATTGGAGCTGGTGATAAATTAATTGGCGCAACTGATTATGACACATATCCAGCTGAAGCTGCAGAAGTTGAACGAGTTTCTGACTCAGTTGTTTTTAATGCAGAGCGTATTATCGAATTAGATCCAGATGTCGTGATTGGTTATTCGACAGGTGCACCAACAGGTTATGAAGAATTAGAAGCTGCGGGTATTCAAGTGTTTGTTATTGAATCTGCCGAATCTTTTGAAGATGTTTATGGAGATATTGAACAAATTTCAACGGTTATGGGGCTTGAAGATAAAGGTGAAGAAGTAAACGACTCAATCAAAGAACAAATTGAAAAAGTACAAGAAAAAGTTGAATCGATCGATGCAACAAAACAACTATATTTTGAAATTAGTCCTTCTCCGGAACTTTATACGGCAGGAGAAAAAACTTTCCAACAAGAAATATTAAATCATGCAAATGTTGAAAACATTTTTGGTGATCTTGAAGGATGGCCGAAAATTTCTGAAGAAGAAGTAATTAAGCGCAATCCCAAAATCATTACAACAACGGTTTCGTATACAGACGATCCAATAGAAGAGATTAAAGCGCGTCAAGGGTGGAGCGACATCGAAGCTATTCAAAATGACCAAGTCTTTTTCTTAGATGCAGACATCACTTCACGTCCTGGACCAAGAATTGGAGAAGCTGTTGAGTTAGTTGCTGAAACTGTTTATCCTGAAGCATTTAAATAA
- a CDS encoding arylamine N-acetyltransferase family protein → MNKEKYLARFHARAKKEITFEQLDELQFMHMQHIPFENLDVIRRIPIYLNLESIYEKVVGRQRGGYCYELNGLFHWLLSELGYDAKLIAATVRRPNGTWAKSDTHAAIIVELDQSYLVDVGFGDSTLHPISLNGRPHKDHSGLYRVESREDDCYDLIRQTRDDEKTLYRFSTVAKQLVDFHEGCVFNQVSKNSSFTHADLVTRATQDGRITLSGTQLTRSDNGEKQKSDLTFEEKQLVLKTDFGINPESLY, encoded by the coding sequence ATGAATAAAGAAAAATACTTGGCTCGTTTTCACGCTAGAGCAAAAAAAGAAATTACTTTCGAGCAACTTGATGAATTACAATTTATGCACATGCAACATATTCCGTTTGAAAACCTAGATGTGATCCGTCGAATACCTATTTACTTAAATCTTGAAAGCATATACGAAAAAGTTGTTGGCAGACAACGTGGAGGCTATTGCTACGAGTTGAATGGCTTATTTCACTGGCTTTTGAGCGAGTTGGGCTATGACGCAAAATTGATAGCTGCTACAGTTCGTAGACCGAATGGGACATGGGCAAAATCTGATACGCATGCTGCTATCATTGTAGAACTTGATCAATCTTACTTAGTAGATGTGGGGTTTGGGGACTCGACACTCCATCCAATTTCACTAAACGGTCGACCTCATAAAGATCACAGTGGTTTATATCGTGTTGAATCACGCGAAGATGATTGTTATGACTTGATTCGTCAAACTCGAGATGATGAAAAGACTTTGTACCGATTTTCAACTGTTGCAAAACAACTCGTAGACTTTCATGAAGGGTGTGTATTCAATCAAGTCTCCAAAAATTCTTCTTTCACACACGCTGACTTGGTTACACGTGCAACTCAAGATGGACGAATCACGTTATCTGGCACTCAATTAACACGTTCTGACAATGGTGAAAAACAAAAATCGGATTTAACTTTTGAAGAGAAACAACTTGTGCTAAAGACTGATTTTGGGATTAACCCAGAATCGCTCTATTGA
- a CDS encoding TVP38/TMEM64 family protein, which produces MFIVCKTTNKKGSTAIVNGSVLLEFFLLLPVNLAVGALGFVPSVLITAVNIQFFGLYGGAILTLIGEIASALLGFHLYRYGFSKANPKWLHHRFWTKFQLQSTKQVFSLVILLRLLPFVPSGFVTAGAALTLIRARSFWIASSLGKIPAVIVELATVYGIIQFVPKIVQCSFFSIVLITALYIWIKSKKIPQSIR; this is translated from the coding sequence TTGTTTATTGTCTGCAAAACAACAAACAAGAAAGGAAGTACTGCTATCGTAAATGGATCTGTTTTACTGGAATTCTTCTTACTTTTACCCGTCAATTTAGCCGTAGGCGCGCTGGGCTTTGTACCGAGTGTATTAATCACTGCAGTTAACATCCAATTTTTTGGTCTTTATGGCGGTGCTATTTTAACATTGATTGGTGAAATAGCTAGTGCTTTGCTTGGGTTTCACTTATATCGATACGGATTTTCAAAAGCAAATCCTAAATGGCTCCATCACAGGTTTTGGACAAAATTCCAACTACAATCTACTAAACAAGTATTCAGTCTTGTGATATTATTGCGTTTACTGCCTTTTGTGCCTTCAGGTTTTGTAACTGCTGGTGCCGCTTTAACTTTAATCCGCGCAAGATCATTTTGGATTGCCAGTTCACTCGGCAAAATTCCTGCGGTAATAGTGGAACTAGCAACTGTCTATGGCATTATTCAGTTTGTTCCAAAAATCGTTCAATGTAGTTTTTTTAGTATCGTTTTAATCACTGCTTTGTATATATGGATAAAGTCAAAAAAAATCCCTCAATCAATTAGATGA